A window from Flavobacteriales bacterium encodes these proteins:
- a CDS encoding PorP/SprF family type IX secretion system membrane protein, whose amino-acid sequence MKKLIIALLFTPIGGLVSAQDFHLSQYEAAPLNINPAMTGMFKGNLRLHGHYRTQWSAIATKPFTTGLISGDMPLKKFSVGAQIANFRAGAGNYNVFSFLVSAAYKIKLDKNNNHHLSIGLQGGAFQKSINYEKLSFGSQYSPYQGGYFDQNVSSGENFAGNSVLKGDFNAGLMYFYGKESALFNPFAGISFFHINQPKESFFNSNNKLPVRWVAHGGTKVNLTEKIQLVGKAFYMGEKNARELTYAMDIHYYLADQDAFLLFGPTFRNKDAAVIMAGLQLGKFTYRISYDINTSSLQPATNGRGGLELSVTYINKKIDPNPVKTCPRL is encoded by the coding sequence ATGAAAAAACTGATTATAGCCTTGCTTTTTACTCCCATTGGGGGACTCGTTTCTGCGCAAGATTTTCACCTTTCGCAATATGAAGCAGCACCTTTAAATATAAATCCTGCCATGACGGGTATGTTTAAAGGGAATTTACGATTGCACGGACACTACCGCACTCAATGGTCGGCCATTGCAACAAAACCATTTACCACCGGATTAATTAGTGGCGATATGCCTTTAAAAAAGTTTTCGGTTGGAGCACAAATTGCAAACTTCAGAGCAGGAGCCGGAAACTACAACGTATTTAGTTTTTTGGTTTCAGCAGCTTATAAAATCAAATTAGATAAAAACAATAATCACCATTTGAGTATCGGTCTACAAGGAGGTGCATTTCAGAAAAGCATCAACTACGAAAAACTCAGTTTTGGAAGTCAGTATAGTCCCTACCAGGGAGGTTATTTCGACCAGAACGTTTCATCGGGTGAAAACTTTGCCGGTAACAGTGTGCTTAAAGGAGATTTTAATGCCGGACTGATGTATTTCTACGGAAAGGAAAGTGCATTGTTTAATCCCTTTGCAGGCATTTCATTTTTCCACATCAATCAACCAAAAGAATCCTTCTTTAACTCCAACAACAAACTACCGGTAAGATGGGTTGCTCATGGGGGAACAAAAGTTAATCTGACCGAAAAAATTCAGCTGGTTGGAAAAGCATTTTATATGGGAGAAAAAAATGCGAGAGAATTAACTTATGCCATGGACATCCATTACTACCTCGCGGATCAGGATGCGTTTTTATTGTTTGGTCCGACCTTTAGAAACAAAGATGCAGCTGTAATTATGGCCGGTTTACAATTAGGAAAATTCACTTACCGCATTAGTTACGACATCAATACTTCTTCCCTGCAGCCTGCAACTAACGGAAGAGGAGGTTTAGAATTATCGGTTACCTACATCAACAAAAAAATCGATCCGAACCCAGTTAAAACCTGTCCAAGATTATAA